Proteins from a single region of Meles meles chromosome 10, mMelMel3.1 paternal haplotype, whole genome shotgun sequence:
- the PON2 gene encoding serum paraoxonase/arylesterase 2 codes for MGRLVALSVLGIALAFLGERLLALRNRLKASREVESIDLPNCHLIKGIEAGADDIDILPNGLAFLSVGLKCPGLHSFSPDKPGGILMMDLKKENPRALELRISRGFNLASFNPHGISTFIDNDDTVYLFVVNHPEFKNTVEIFKFEEEENSLLHLKTIKHELLPSVNDIIAVGPAHFYATNDHYFSDPFLKYLETYLNLHWANVVYYSPNEVKVVAEGFDAANGINISPDKKYIYVADILAHEIHVLERHPNMNLTQLKVLKLDTLVDNLSIDPSSGDILVGCHPNGQKLFIYDPNNPPSSEVLRIQNILSEKPTVTTVYANNGSVLQGSSVASVYDRKLLIGTLYHRALYCEL; via the exons gaATCGACTTAAAGCCTCCAGAGAAGTAGAATCCATAGACCTTCCAAACTGCCACCTCATTAAAGGAATTG AAGCTGGCGCAGATGATATTGACATACTTCCCAACGGTCTGGCTTTCCTTAGCGTG GGTTTGAAATGTCCAGGACTCCACAGCTTTTCCCCAGATAAGCCTGGAGGGATACTAATGATggatctaaaaaaagaaaacccgaGGGCCCTGGAATTAAGAATCAGCCGTGGGTTCAATTTGGCTTCGTTCAATCCACATGGTATCAGTACCTTCATAGACAACG acGATACAGTTTATCTCTTCGTTGTAAACCACCCAGAATTCAAGAATAcagtggaaatttttaaatttgaagaagaagaaaattcccTTTTGCATCTAAAAACAATCAAACATGAACTTCTTCCAAG tgtgAACGATATCATAGCTGTGGGACCAGCACATTTCTATGCCACCAATGACCACtatttctctgatcctttcttaaAGTATTTGGAAACATACTTGAACTTACACTGGGCAAATGTTGTTTACTACAGTCCAAATGAAGTTAAAGTGGTAGCAGAAGGATTCGATGCAGCAAATGGGATCAATATTTCACCTGATAAAAA GTACATCTATGTTGCTGATATCCTGGCTCACGAAATTCATGTTTTGGAAAGACACCCTAATATGAATTTAACTCAGTTGAAg GTACTCAAGTTGGATACACTGGTGGACAATTTGTCTATCGATCCTTCCTCGGGGGACATCTTGGTAGGCTGTCATCCTAATGGCCAGAAGCTCTTCATTTATGACCCGAACAATCCTCCGTCAtcagag GTTCTCCGCATCCAGAATATTCTGTCTGAGAAGCCTACTGTGACTACAGTTTACGCCAACAACGGGTCTGTTCTCCAGGGAAGTTCTGTAGCCTCAGTGTATGACAGGAAGCTGCTCATAGGCACTCTGTATCACAGAGCCCTGTATTGTGAACTCTGA